The following coding sequences are from one Panicum hallii strain FIL2 chromosome 5, PHallii_v3.1, whole genome shotgun sequence window:
- the LOC112891963 gene encoding transcription factor MYB3R-1-like, whose translation MASDKAKVAKKGGEDPGLPPAPREGENSHEPQRQRSLNGRTTGPTRRSTKGNWTPEEDAILSRAVQTYQGKNWKKIAECFPDRTDVQCLHRWQKVLNPELVKGPWSKEEDEIIVQMVNKYGPKKWSTIAQALPGRIGKQCRERWHNHLNPAINKEAWTQEEEITLIHAHRMYGNKWAELTKFLPGRTDNAIKNHWNSSVKKKVDSYISSGLLSQAPCLPVIECPAQCNSLSAMNLQNNGDSGCNAHNTNVALNCELQVNVDANKGEAHDSHSSMCQGACYTSIEAVGSALPDGHHHLSSSFSQRTDLQMDVNEGSGNSVFADDQTLCSTSNQEKSMVPYGVVQEMPVSVLSSVSEAEQTLHLISDADSLKSELWKDVSLQILISGDTIDGDSSSGLNQLPDTSETDTNFLAQPYPLHTSNPSSVMETVYEQSTLETISPSSICLHSLPDAPENRSEPIEMPDSEAEMITCSNNSFCDAEQSAKPGSSDDRPGAFTMTESITNCRSQQSTDAEEPVASTAKERLPKDMDTVPDEKKGEGALFYEPPRFPGLDVPFISCDLVTSADMQEFSPLGIRQWMRSTMNVPTPLRLWGSPTHDESPGVLKSAAESFPCAPSIMKKRQRGLLSPTPDKRIEKKSGIAKEMTDISYMIAATCSMNATKDEATAPESAACAEQYSSFKHLDEKENFNGAPEQARDPQNGGNEQGGQQCSSLNVANPNTDLPDNLQPVGILVEHNCNDITAADHGAKPESLSFCKEAVSSKPKPAELVVEKSSPCINADYEYVNLLADTPGVKRGLESPSAWKSPWYIDMHMHFQGFVSPADRTYDALGLVKQISKQSAAAAVEACEVLASGSRISDKENKENRDDKEPGTRKSQTKIMAEARVLDFDEYSTPAKAADKRLGSCLGRSVSSPILSSPNLRSFR comes from the exons ATGGCAAGTGACAAAGCAAAAGTCGCAAAGAAGGGTGGAGAGGATCCTGGACTTCCGCCAGCTCCTCGCGAAGGGGAAAACAGCCATGAGCCACAGAGGCAACGGTCACTCAACGG GAGGACCACTGGTCCGACTCGGCGTTCTACCAAAGGAAATTGGACACCTGAAGAG GATGCTATATTGTCCCGCGCAGTTCAGACATACCAAGGAAAAAACTGGAAAAAAATAG CGGAATGTTTTCCAGACAGAACCGATGTACAATGTTTGCACAGGTGGCAAAAGGTTCTAAATCCTGAATTGGTCAAAGGGCCATGGTCGAAAGAA GAAGATGAAATCATAGTTCAGATGGTAAACAAATATGGGCCAAAGAAATGGTCGACCATTGCTCAAGCTTTGCCTGGGCGCATAGGAAAGCAATGCCGGGAACG GTGGCACAATCATCTTAATCCAGCCATAAACAAGGAGGCATGGACGCAAGAAGAGGAGATTACTCTCATTCATGCTCATCGGATGTATGGAAATAAATGGGCTGAACTGACGAAGTTTTTACCTGGAAG GACGGATAATGCGATAAAAAATCATTGGAACAGTTCAGTAAAGAAAAAAGTTGATTCATACATATCTTCTGGCTTGCTTTCACAAGCCCCGTGCCTCCCAGTGATCGAATGCCCTGCACAATGCAACTCTTTATCTGCTATGAACTTACAGAACAATGGAGATAGTGGTTGCAATGCTCATAACACTAATGTAGCCTTGAACTGTGAATTACAAGTAAACGTAGATGCCAACAAGGGAGAAGCACACGACTCTCACTCTTCCATGTGTCAGGGGGCATGCTATACTTCCATAGAGGCTGTAGGatctgctttgcctgatggaCATCACCATCTTTCTTCATCTTTTTCTCAAAGAACGGACCTGCAGATGGATGTAAATGAAGGGTCAGGTAATTCTGTGTTTGCAGATGACCAAACTCTTTGTAGCACATCAAATCAAGAAAAGTCCATGGTACCATATGGTGTTGTGCAGGAAATGCCTGTCTCTGTGCTATCAAGTGTTTCTGAAGCTGAGCAGACACTGCATTTAATCTCTGATGCTGATAGTCTGAAATCTGAACTTTGGAAAGATGTGTCCTTGCAAATATTAATTTCAGGAGATACAATTGATGGTGATTCTTCTTCAGGACTAAATCAACTGCCAGATACTTCTGAAACGGACACCAACTTTTTGGCACAGCCGTACCCATTACACACATCAAATCCGTCCAGTGTGATGGAAACTGTGTACGAACAGAGTACACTGGAGACAATATCTCCCTCTTCTATATGTTTACATAGTTTACCTGATGCACCCGAAAATAGATCTGAGCCAATAGAAATGCCAGATTCTGAAGCAGAGATGATCACATGCTCAAACAATTCTTTTTGTGATGCTGAGCAATCTGCTAAACCTGGGAGCAGCGATGACAGACCTGGGGCTTTCACAATGACTGAGAGCATTACAAACTGCAGGAGCCAACAGTCGACAGATGCCGAAGAACCTGTGGCCAGTACAGCGAAAGAACGGTTACCGAAAGACATGGATACTGTGCCAGATGAAAAGAAGGGTGAGGGAGctctattttatgaacctcctCGGTTCCCAGGTTTGGATGTCCCATTTATCAGTTGCGATCTTGTAACCTCTGCTGATATGCAAGAATTTAGTCCCCTTGGGATTCGGCAGTGGATGAGGTCAACCATGAATGTCCCCACTCCTTTAAGATTATGGGGATCCCCGACACATGATGAAAGCCCAGGTGTGCTAAAGAGTGCTGCCGAAAGCTTCCCATGCGCACCATCAATAATGAAGAAAAGACAGAGAGGTCTATTATCTCCTACTCCAGATAAAAGAATTGAGAAGAAATCTGGGATTGCAAAGGAGATGACAGACATCTCCTATATGATTGCAGCCACATGTTCCATGAATGCAACCAAAGATGAAGCAACTGCTCCTGAATCAGCTGCGTGTGCTGAACAATATTCTTCTTTTAAACATCTAGATGAGAAGGAAAATTTCAATGGAGCACCTGAACAGGCCAGAGATCCGCAAAATGGAGGAAACGAACAAGGAGGGCAACAATGTTCCTCACTAAATGTCGCCAATCCTAACACTGATCTGCCAGACAATTTA CAACCTGTCGGTATTCTTGTTGAGCACAACTGCAATGACATCACTGCCGCTGATCATGGTGCAAAGCCTGAATCTTTGTCATTCTGCAAGGAAGCAGTTAGTTCAAAACCAAAGCCTGCGGAACTAGTTGTTGAGAAGTCATCACCATGCATCAATGCGGATTATGAATATGTGAACTT ATTGGCTGATACCCCAGGTGTCAAAAGAGGACTGGAATCTCCTTCTGCATGGAAGTCTCCTTGGTATATAGATATGCACATGCACTTTCAG GGTTTTGTCAGCCCAGCAGACAGAACTTATGACGCGTTAGGATTAGTGAAGCAGATAAGTAAGCAAagtgctgctgctgcagtgGAGGCCTGTGAGGTGCTAGCAAGCGGCAGCAGAATCTCTGATAAAGAAAACAAGGAGAATAGAGATGACAAGGAGCCAGGGACAAGAAAATCACAGACCAAAATCATG GCCGAGGCGCGAGTCCTGGATTTCGACGAATATTCCACACCTGCAAAGGCAGCAGATAAGAGACTTGGCAGCTGTCTCGGAAGATCCGTTAGCTCACCGATTCTTTCCTCCCCAAACCTGAGAAGTTTTCGATAG
- the LOC112894771 gene encoding eukaryotic translation initiation factor 3 subunit L-like has translation MAAAYDREDGLAPAPPPHAADAYDPNYVPDSVKTFVVHLYRHIRDKNVYEIHQMYEGGFQRLSDRLFRDAPWPSAEAVAPYCDGDHVFLLLYRELWYRHAHARLSPLTAAHRAESWTNYCDLFSVVLHGVVNMQLPNQWLWDMVDEFVYQFQSFCQYRAKLKNKTEDELQQLKQFDKAWNVYGVLNYLQALVEKSMITQILEREKEGLEQFTATDGYDYEGGSNVLKVLGYYSMIGLLRIHCLLGDYHTGLKCLAPIDLNQQGVYTIVIGSHISTIYHYGFANLMMRRYVDATREFNKILLYILKYKQYHQKSPQYDQILKKNEQMYALLAICLSLCPQNKLIDENVSTQLKEKYNDKMTKMQRYDDEAYAAYDELFSYACPKFITPSPPVLDQPLTNYNQDAYRLQLKLFLYEVKQQQLLSGIRSYLKLYSTITIGKLAQYMEVDEATLRSILMTYKHKMHAVDSDGKIVSSADFDFYIVEDVIHVVESKSTKSHGDYFLRQILKFEEMIGELEKVQFD, from the exons ATGGCGGCCGCCTACGACCGGGAGGACGGCCTGGCGCCGGCGCCTCCGCCGCACGCGGCGGACGCCTACGACCCCAACTACGTCCCGGACTCCGTCAAGACCTTCGTCGTGCACCTCTACCGCCACATCCGCGACAAGAACGTCTACGAGATCCACCAGATGTACGAGGGCGGCTTCCAGCGCCTCTCCGACCGCCTCTTCCGCGACGCGCCCTGGCCCTCCGCGGAGGCCGTCGCCCCCTACTGCGACGGCGACcacgtcttcctcctcctctacaGGGAGCTCTGGtaccgccacgcccacgcgCGCCTCTCCCCGCTCACGGCCGCCCACCGCGCCGAGTCCTGGACCAACTACTGCGACCTCTTCAGCGTCGTGCTCCACGGCGTCGTCAACATGCAGCTGCCCAACCAGTGGCTGTGGGACATGGTCGACGAGTTCGTATACCAGTTCCAGAGCTTCTGCCAGTACCGCGCCAAGCTCAAGAACAAGACGGAGGACGAGCTGCAGCAGCTCAAGCAGTTTGACAAG GCGTGGAATGTGTATGGTGTCCTCAACTACCTCCAGGCGCTGGTCGAGAAGTCCATGATCACGCAGATCCtcgagagggagaaggagggCCTCGAGCAGTTCACCGCCACCGACGGCTATGATTACGAGGGAGGGAGCAATGTGCTCAAGGTGCTCGGCTACTACAGTATGATTGGCCTGCTCAGGATACACTGCCTCCTCGGGGATTACCACACTGGGCTCAAGTGCCTCGCACCCATTGACCTCAACCAGCAAGGGGTCTACACCATTGTCATTGGCAGCCACATCTCCACCATCTACCACTACGGCTTCGCAAACCTTATGATGCGCAG GTATGTTGATGCCACACGTGAATTCAACAAAATTCTGCTGTATATCCTCAAGTACAAGCAGTACCACCAGAAGTCTCCTCAATATGATCAGATACTAAAGAAAAACGAGCAGATGTATGCATTGTTGGCAATTTGCCTGTCTTTGTGCCCACAGAACAAGCTTATAGATGAAAATGTTAGCACCCAACTGAAAGAAAAGTATAATGACAAGATGACAAAGATGCAGAGGTACGATGATGAAGCATATGCTGCCTATGATGAACTATTCTCGTATGCTTGCCCCAAGTTCATTACTCCATCACCACCAGTTCTGGATCAGCCGCTTACAAACTATAACCAG GATGCATATCGTCTTCAGTTGAAGCTATTCCTCTATGAAGTAAAGCAGCAGCAGTTGCTTTCTGGGATACGGAGTTATCTGAAACTATATTCAACAATAACCATTGGTAAACTTGCCCAATACATGGAAGTGGACGAGGCAACACTAAG GTCAATCCTGATGACATACAAGCACAAAATGCATGCAGTTGACAGTGATGGCAAGATAGTATCCAGTGCAGACTTTGATTTCTATATTGTTGAG GATGTTATTCATGTTGTGGAGTCCAAATCTACAAAGAGTCATGGTGATTACTTTTTGCGACAAATTTTGAAG TTTGAGGAAATGATTGGTGAACTGGAGAAAGTACAGTTTGACTGA
- the LOC112893627 gene encoding TOM1-like protein 9: protein MAGSMVDRATSDMLIGPDWAKNMEICDICNRDPGQSKDVVKALKKRIGHKNPKVQLLALTLLETVIKNCGDILHMHVAERDILHEMVKIVKKKSDPRVKEKVLVLIDTWQEAFGGPRARYPQYYAVYHELVRAGAEFPKRSEKPAPLFNGQSQAARNMRSPDQQDEAESSAANDFPALSMSEIQNARGIMDVLAEMLNALDPGNREGLRQEVIVELVDQCRTYKQRVVQLVNTSTDEELMSQGLALNDDLQRVLAKHDAIAAGIAVRVEKKPKSLQALVDTEDSANQDANKDKEKEKGLIDIEDPTSQDSKNEPNQSTSDQSPFEQLALPAPPVSNGTATSAPKSDLGIDLLSWDDTPTTAENPLALVPVTDPLADSTPSNQNALAIVDTFSQNNTVNSNAHPADPFGLSSNSTIPGSQPYNTPAQHPLQSQQPQQAAPLYPNGGAVNAGTSYEQAPQFNNTSSGWNGQVASPLAPPPQQAQSYDDQSGSLPPPPWEAQSAASNELPNGHLGAGMQPLPALPAGQIGSMQQPQMNHIGVPQNQPMYNNQQGVTLSRAMQPGQAAVAQMQPGFGNQQFGLLPPASMPGMQFPGMQHPQMYGGSQPAMMHPQQMPGAQYGAMAQQQPMYGGRLAGYMQHPAVAAAHYYNQGTSGMYGYPGANDLSQRMYGLSVQDNSYMGMSSSYQTAPSPAPSTGQPMRPTKPEDKLFGDLLSIAKTKKAS, encoded by the exons ATGGCGGGCTCCATGGTGGACCGGGCCACCAGCGACATGCTCATCGGCCCGGACTGGGCCAAGAACATGGAGATCTGCGACATCTGCAACCGCGACCCCGG GCAATCAAAAGATGTTGTGAAGGCGCTAAAAAAACGAATTGGGCACAAAAATCCAAAAGTCCAACTCCTTGCTCTGACC CTGTTGGAAACTGTTATCAAGAACTGTGGTGATATACTCCACATGCATGTTGCAGAGAGAGATATATTGCATGAGATGGTGAAGATTGTGAAGAAGAAG TCTGATCCTCGTGTCAAAGAGAAGGTATTGGTGCTAATAGATACATGGCAGGAAGCTTTTGGGGGACCACGTGCAAGATATCCGCAATACTATGCGGTGTACCATGAGTTGGTG CGAGCTGGAGCTGAATTTCCCAAGAGATCCGAGAAACCTGCACCTTTGTTTAATGGTCAGTCTCAAGCAGCAAGGAATATGCGTAGTCCTGATCAACAAGATGAAGCTGAATCTTCTGCTGCCAATGACTTTCCTGCTTTGAG CATGTCAGAGATTCAGAATGCTCGTGGTATCATGGATGTGCTAGCAGAGATGCTGAATGCTTTAGACCCAGGAAACAGAGAG GGACTAAGGCAGGAGGTAATTGTGGAGCTTGTGGATCAATGTCGCACTTACAAGCAGAGAGTGGTGCAGCTAGTTAATACTTCCAC GGACGAGGAACTTATGTCGCAGGGGCTTGCACTGAATGATGATTTGCAGCGTGTTCTTGCGAAGCATGATGCAATAGCAGCAGGCATTGCAGTTAGAGTGGAGAAAAAACCAAAATCTCTGCAAGCACTTGTTGATACTGAGGACTCTGCCAACCAGGACGCTAACAAAgacaaagaaaaagaaaaaggactcATTGATATTGAGGACCCCACAAGCCAAGATTCCAAAAATGAGCCAAATCAAAG TACAAGTGACCAATCTCCTTTTGAGCAATTAGCGCTTCCAGCGCCACCAGTGTCAAATGGCACAGCAACCTCTGCACCAAAATCTGATCTTGGCATTGATCTTCTCAGCTGGGATGATACCCCTACTACAGCAGAAAATCCGCTTGCACTTGTTCCAGTCACTGATCCTCTTGCTGACTCTActccatcaaatcaaaatgcaCTAGCAATTGTCGACACATTTTCACAAAACAACACTGTTAACAGCAACGCTCATCCAGCCGATCCCTTTGGTCTCAGTTCAAACTCCACTATTCCTGGATCACAGCCATACAATACTCCAGCGCAGCATCCTTTACAGTCACAACAGCCTCAGCAGGCAGCACCGCTCTATCCAAACGGGGGTGCTGTGAATGCTGGGACATCTTACGAGCAGGCACCCCAGTTTAATAACACGAGTTCTGGTTGGAATGGTCAAGTTGCCAGTCCTTTGGCACCCCCACCACAGCAAGCACAGAGCTATG ATGATCAAAGTGGATCCCTTCCACCACCTCCTTGGGAAGCTCAGTCAGCAGCAAGCAATGAATTGCCAAATGGCCACTTGGGGGCAGGTATGCAACCTCTACCGGCTCTGCCAGCAGGCCAGATCGGCAGCATGCAGCAACCACAGATGAACCACATTGGAGTCCCACAAAACCAGCCAATGTACAACAACCAACAAGGAGTCACATTGTCTCGAGCGATGCAACCTGGCCAAGCTGCCGTAGCACAGATGCAGCCAGGCTTCGGGAACCAGCAGTTTGGTTTGCTACCTCCAGCCTCTATGCCAGGCATGCAATTCCCCGGCATGCAACATCCACAAATGTATGGCGGATCGCAGCCAGCCATGATGCACCCACAACAGATGCCAGGGGCACAGTACGGAGCAATGGCTCAACAGCAACCCATGTATGGTGGCCGGTTGGCGGGGTACATGCAGCATCCCGCGGTGGCTGCTGCACACTACTACAACCAGGGAACGTCGGGAATGTATGGGTACCCTGGTGCGAACGACCTGTCTCAGAGGATGTATGGCCTCTCAGTGCAGGACAACTCGTACATGGGGATGAGCTCGTCCTACCAGACGGCACCCTCCCCTGCACCCTCCACGGGGCAACCTATGCGGCCGACAAAGCCTGAAGACAAGCTTTTTGGGGACCTACTTAGCATTGCCAAGACGAAGAAAGCTTCATGA